A genome region from Etheostoma cragini isolate CJK2018 chromosome 4, CSU_Ecrag_1.0, whole genome shotgun sequence includes the following:
- the LOC117943080 gene encoding G0/G1 switch protein 2-like, giving the protein MENMQELIPFAKELLSQKPSKGLLKVYLVGSVFAVLGTVIGLVETVCQPFFSNEPMDAEMVFMLAREQRTVEAQLQHNAASQEEEEEEEEEEEEDQVVHDNEATTQSTKLHKTRRLSQRSVANRLHAS; this is encoded by the coding sequence atggaaaacatgCAGGAGTTGATCCCCTTTGCCAAGGAGCTGCTGAGTCAGAAACCCAGCAAGGGTTTGCTCAAGGTCTACCTGGTGGGTTCCGTGTTTGCTGTGTTGGGGACAGTCATTGGCCTGGTCGAGACCGTGTGTCAGCCATTCTTCTCCAATGAGCCCATGGATGCGGAGATGGTCTTCATGTTGGCCCGGGAGCAGAGGACTGTTGAGGCCCAGTTACAGCACAATGCAGCCAgccaggaagaggaggaggaggaggaggaggaggaggaggaggatcagGTGGTTCATGACAATGAGGCCACGACTCAGAGCACCAAACTCCACAAGACCCGTAGACTCAGCCAACGGAGCGTGGCCAACCGGCTGCACGCTTCCTGA
- the ldlrad2 gene encoding low-density lipoprotein receptor class A domain-containing protein 2 isoform X1, translating to MMEVEVESCWLRLLLLLCLMTLHSSAIETVNLVDFCGQTIRGDGMIVNSHQESKKYYFVTMGTDCHLTMQASSPKDKVQFHYRFFLVYSLLRVAPLSPAPLFPESPLNPRLEPTSGESSGDPCHAGSYVQFYDGWDRSSPPLGPPLCGKSPPRPVLSTGNYLTLRLVTRGTQPRVDFVGDFTSFRLGFNHSECSNEPYFTCRNGKCIPLSLVCDDKGIDNCGDGSDLEENLTTGCKAGQLLLPQPPPPIGTPPPPFVNPPTVPIPTHINCGMPNSAPSHESVTDSPISLFLLVLYIILGVVAGSMVLCWCCWSPGWFLWRVSFCRFLPCCNSACASFQLCCTHSKEHRLAKVTPHTPVNGAPTGTAATPNTAEENVTTAAL from the exons ATGATGGAGGTTGAGGTGGAGAGCTGCTGGCTCAGGCTGCTCCTCCTGCTCTGCCTCATGACTCTGCACAGCTCGGCCATTGAGACCG TGAACTTGGTGGACTTCTGTGGCCAGACGATCCGGGGTGACGGCATGATCGTCAACTCACACCAGGAATCCAAGAAGTACTACTTTGTGACCATGGGGACTGACTGCCACCTCACCATGCAAGCCAGCTCCCCTAAAGACAAGGTCCAATTCCACTACCGCTTCTTCCTGGTCTACAGTTTGCTACGAGTGGCCCCCCTGAGTCCGGCTCCCCTCTTCCCAGAGTCCCCTCTCAACCCCAGACTGGAGCCCACTTCCGGTGAGAGCTCGGGGGACCCGTGTCATGCCGGCTCATATGTTCAGTTCTATGACGGATGGGACAGAAGCTCGCCGCCCCTCGGGCCTCCTCTTTGTGGGAAGAGTCCGCCCCGGCCAGTGTTGTCCACAGGAAACTACCTGACCCTGAGGCTGGTGACCCGGGGAACACAGCCCAGAGTCGACTTTGTGGGGGACTTCACTTCCTTCAGACTGG GTTTTAACCACTCCGAGTGCAGCAATGAGCCCTATTTCACCTGTAGGAATGGGAAGTGTATCCCTCTCAGTCTGGTGTGTGATGATAAAGGCATTGACAACTGTGGGGATGGAAGTGACCTGGAGGAGAACCTGACTACGGGTTGTAAAG CAGGTCAGCTTTTACTTCCTCAACCTCCGCCGCCAATTGGAACCCCACCCCCACCTTTTGTGAATCCACCCACAGTGCCAATTCCTACACATATCAACTGTGGCATGCCAAACAGCGCTCCTAGTCATGAGTCTGTAACAG ACTCCCCCATCTCCCTGTTCCTGTTGGTTCTCTACATCATCCTGGGTGTGGTAGCAGGCAGCATGGTGctctgctggtgctgctggtcACCCGGTTGGTTCCTGTGGCGGGTCAGCTTCTGTCGCTTTTTACCCTGCTGCAACTCAGCCTGCGCCTCCTTCCAGCTCTGCTGCACCCACAGCAAGGAGCACCGACTGGCAAAAGTCACCCCACACACACCAGTCAATGGGGCCCCGACAGGCACAGCGGCCACCCCCAACACTGCTGAGGAAAATGTCACCACGGCAGCTCTTTAG
- the ldlrad2 gene encoding low-density lipoprotein receptor class A domain-containing protein 2 isoform X2 — protein MMEVEVESCWLRLLLLLCLMTLHSSAIETVNLVDFCGQTIRGDGMIVNSHQESKKYYFVTMGTDCHLTMQASSPKDKVQFHYRFFLVYSLLRVAPLSPAPLFPESPLNPRLEPTSGESSGDPCHAGSYVQFYDGWDRSSPPLGPPLCGKSPPRPVLSTGNYLTLRLVTRGTQPRVDFVGDFTSFRLGFNHSECSNEPYFTCRNGKCIPLSLVCDDKGIDNCGDGSDLEENLTTGCKGQLLLPQPPPPIGTPPPPFVNPPTVPIPTHINCGMPNSAPSHESVTDSPISLFLLVLYIILGVVAGSMVLCWCCWSPGWFLWRVSFCRFLPCCNSACASFQLCCTHSKEHRLAKVTPHTPVNGAPTGTAATPNTAEENVTTAAL, from the exons ATGATGGAGGTTGAGGTGGAGAGCTGCTGGCTCAGGCTGCTCCTCCTGCTCTGCCTCATGACTCTGCACAGCTCGGCCATTGAGACCG TGAACTTGGTGGACTTCTGTGGCCAGACGATCCGGGGTGACGGCATGATCGTCAACTCACACCAGGAATCCAAGAAGTACTACTTTGTGACCATGGGGACTGACTGCCACCTCACCATGCAAGCCAGCTCCCCTAAAGACAAGGTCCAATTCCACTACCGCTTCTTCCTGGTCTACAGTTTGCTACGAGTGGCCCCCCTGAGTCCGGCTCCCCTCTTCCCAGAGTCCCCTCTCAACCCCAGACTGGAGCCCACTTCCGGTGAGAGCTCGGGGGACCCGTGTCATGCCGGCTCATATGTTCAGTTCTATGACGGATGGGACAGAAGCTCGCCGCCCCTCGGGCCTCCTCTTTGTGGGAAGAGTCCGCCCCGGCCAGTGTTGTCCACAGGAAACTACCTGACCCTGAGGCTGGTGACCCGGGGAACACAGCCCAGAGTCGACTTTGTGGGGGACTTCACTTCCTTCAGACTGG GTTTTAACCACTCCGAGTGCAGCAATGAGCCCTATTTCACCTGTAGGAATGGGAAGTGTATCCCTCTCAGTCTGGTGTGTGATGATAAAGGCATTGACAACTGTGGGGATGGAAGTGACCTGGAGGAGAACCTGACTACGGGTTGTAAAG GTCAGCTTTTACTTCCTCAACCTCCGCCGCCAATTGGAACCCCACCCCCACCTTTTGTGAATCCACCCACAGTGCCAATTCCTACACATATCAACTGTGGCATGCCAAACAGCGCTCCTAGTCATGAGTCTGTAACAG ACTCCCCCATCTCCCTGTTCCTGTTGGTTCTCTACATCATCCTGGGTGTGGTAGCAGGCAGCATGGTGctctgctggtgctgctggtcACCCGGTTGGTTCCTGTGGCGGGTCAGCTTCTGTCGCTTTTTACCCTGCTGCAACTCAGCCTGCGCCTCCTTCCAGCTCTGCTGCACCCACAGCAAGGAGCACCGACTGGCAAAAGTCACCCCACACACACCAGTCAATGGGGCCCCGACAGGCACAGCGGCCACCCCCAACACTGCTGAGGAAAATGTCACCACGGCAGCTCTTTAG